The genomic segment ATGGTGCCGTCCTTGAACATTTCGTCGATTTCACGTGCCGACAAATCGGTCACCAGATTGCCTTGCTTATCTTGCACGCCAGCAATATTGGTCATCATGATCAGCTTTTCCGCGTGCAGGATTTCGGCGATCTTGCCGGCGACAACGTCAGCATTGATGTTGTAAGCCTGACCATCGGCGCCGAAACCGATCGGCGAAATGATCGGGATGAAGGCGTCGTCCTGCAGGGCCTTGACCACGGCGGGATTGATCGCTTCGATTTCGCCGACAAAACCGATATCGAGGAATTCGCCTGGATGTTCACGGTCCGGCATGCGGTATTTGCGGGCACGGATCAGGCCACCGTCCTTGCCGGTCAGGCCGACTGCCTGGCCGCCGTAGTGGTTGATCAGCATCACGATGTCCTGCTGCACTTCGCCGCCCAGCACCCACTCCACCACTTCCATGGTTTCTTCGTCGGTGATCCGCATGCCTTGCACGAACGTACCCTGCTTACCGATTTTCTTCAGCGCATTGTCGATTTGCGGGCCGCCGCCATGCACCACTACCGGGTTCATGCCGACCAGTTTCAACAAGATCACGTCGCGCGCGAAGCCGTGCTTCAGGCGTTCTTCGGTCATCGCATTGCCGCCGTATTTGACGACAATGGTTTTCCCGTGGAATTGACGGATATACGGTAACGCCTCGGCCAGAATTTCAGCTTTGATTCCTGGTGCAACGTTGGCAAGATCGTTGGTCAAATCGGCCATGAACAGTCCTACAAGAGATTTCTGAGCGGCTGCCTGAGGGAGAATCGCAGCCCGGTCGGATACCGGCGGCTAACGACCCGTGGCGGAGGCTTGGACCTGAGACAGCTTGTCAGAAGAAAGTAAAAGGGTGCAAAGACTGCAACTCGGGAGAGTTAAAAATCGCTGCGCGATGGATCAGCGAGATTTTACATGGAAATGCGCTTGCTTAGGTATGACAAGCGCGTGATGTGTTGCGGTTGTTGCGCGGATATATCACACCCGGCAATATGGTTATCATGACAGCTCAAATCGGCTGTTTTATAGCCGTTAGCCAACCAGTCACAGGATAGCCAGAATGGCGCAATGCCCCGTATGTCAACAGCACTTCCATTGCGGCGCCGGCCAGCATCCGGATCAGCCCTGCTGGTGCAGCCGGATGCCGCCGTTGGCTGGGGCCAGCTTGGCAGCGTCCGCGCAATGCTATTGCCCAACCTGCCTGACGCGCCTGTTGCAAGAACAGGCCGCCACGGCGGGCAATCAAAAACCACTATCTTGATTATCAGGGACAGCTACGCACTTCCTGGGAAGGAAAATCTATCTTGATCTTGTCGAACGCCAACTTGGCGTCGCCTCCCATATCGCGCAACTGAAACGCAACTTTGCTGGAGCTGACACTGCGGGTGCCGACCTTGGCGCCGCTCAGGCCGCGCTTGGCCAGACTGGCGACCTGCTTTTGCGCAGCTTCGTCGGTTTTGAAAATACCGAGCGAAATGCCATAGCGCAACGCGCTGGAATCCTGGATCACGAAAAAATCGTTGATACCGAGACGGCGTACTTCATCCGCTTTTTTGTCGGCCGCTTCCTTGCTGCCGAGCGACGGCAGATACACCATGTGGCTGGCCACTTCCTGGATTTCCCTGCGGACGAATTTCAGGGTCGGCGTACGTTCCGCCAGCTGGCTGGAGAAACGGCGTGCTTCGGATGCGCTGAAATTGCCGATTTCGGTGCAGGCGACCGGCGCCAGATCGGCCGCCGATGACACGCTGGCAGCGGCTGCCGTGGAAGCCGCCGCTGGAGCAGGAGCTGTACCCGCGGCCGAAACAGAAGCTGCATCGACCACGACCAGCTTGATTTTATCCGCCTGCAACTGCTTGCTGATGCGGGTCGGCTCCCTGCCGTCGCTGTAGAGCGCGCCAAGATAGCCTTTTTGCATCGCGAACAAAGCGGCATTGGCCAGCAACAACAGCCAGAAAATGAGTTTCAACATGTTTTAGATAGTCGCCGCAGCAGTTTGTAGACCGATTAATACCAGATTATCAATTGTTTCATGCTGGATCGACAGGTAGGGCGCAATCAACGACGCCGATCCGCCTGCCACAATGCAGCGCAGGCGTGTATCGCCTGCTTGCCGGCCCAGCATTGCAAACGCCCTTTCAATCGCGCCCACCTGAGCGTTAATGCAACCGCTGATGATAGCGTCATCCGTGTTGTCTGCAAACAGCGCGCCCACCTGCACGTGATCAGTGATATGCGGTAATTTGGCGGTGCTGCGCGCCAGCGAGGTCGCCATCAGGCCTAGTCCCGGCAAGATCATGCCGCCGCTGAACAAGCCGTCGGCGCTTACCGCATCAATCGTGGTTGCCGTGCCGCAGGTGGCGACCAGCAAGGTTTGCAGCGGAAATAGCCGTTGCGCTCCCAGCGCTGCGGCAAAACGGTCGCAGCCAAGTTGCGCCGGATTCCGGTAGCCGTTGCGCAATCCCGCCAGTTGCGACGGTGAGGCAAACCACTGCGGCCGCAAACCGGCACCGAACACAATCTCCAGCATGGTCTGCAAGCGCTCTTGCGTATGTTCGCCAGCTACATTGGAGAGCAAGATACGCGACACCGCCAGCTTGCGCCAGCGCTCGCTCAACGCCGACAACTCCGACAGCCCCGCCGAACCGCTCTCAAGCCAGTTACCCGCCGGCTGGCGGGTTTCAGGCAATGGCGCCAGGGCCCATTTAATACGGGTATTGCCGACATCGACCAAAAGCATGGCCATGGTTCAACCCTCCTTCACACGCAAAGAAATATCGCCGGCCATGATGGCGATCGGGTTAGCGTCGCCATCCGCTTGCAACATCAAACGGCCGATCTGGTCTATGCCGAGCGCCCGGCCTTCGTACAGCACCTTGCCCTGGTCCAGGATCGATACCTGCTGGCCGGCAAAGGCATGCAGCCGGTTCCAGCGTTCGACGAAAACAGGCAGCCCCTGGCTTTCGAACTGGCGCATGTTTTGCGCCAGCGCGCCCAATAGCGAAGCCAGCAACAGGTTGCGGTCTTGCGCGGCGGCTGTCGGCAAACTGGCGGCGCGCTGGCCGATTTGCTGTTGCAGCTCTTCCGGCACGCTCAGGTTGATGCCGATGCCGATCACCGCCCACACCTGGCGGTCGGCGGCAGTCGCGGTTTCAATCAGGATGCCGGCCAGCTTGCGGCCGCTTTGCAAAACATCGTTCGGCCATTTCAACTGCACATCCACGCCGAAATCGGCCAACGTCTCGGCGATTGTCACGCCCACCGCCAGCGGTAAGCCGACCAGAGCATGCAAAGGTGCGGCAAACGGCCAGGCCAGCGAAAAGGTCAACGCCGCCGAAGGTGCAGTCAGCCAGACCCGGCCGGCCCGGCCACGCCCGGCCGTCTGGGTTTCCGCCGCCAGCAAGGTCGGCGCCTGCAAGCCGCCGCGACCAGGGGCCATCACAGCGCGCGCCAGCAGGTCAGCATTGGTAGAACCGGTTTCGGCCACCACTTCAATCAGGCAATGCTCGGCGTAATGGCCGGCGAAGGCAGCGATACGCGCGGCCGACAACTGGCCCGGCGTATGGGTTGGTGCAATAGTTTGTACAGTCATGCCGCGCATTGTAGCGGGAGTTATGACGAAATGCGGCGGGCAATGCGCGACGCAACTATGAAAACCCTCAGACCAACTGCCATTGACCAGGATTTTCATTTCATAATCGACAAGTCACGCGTCCTATTACACTTTACCTACAAGTTTTATCACTACTGCAATAGTGCTGACAGCAATTCTCCCTTAAACTGATGCGATGCCGAATCCCGATTCCACTACGCCCGTCCTTGAGCTCTCCGATGGCAGCCTGGTCGCCGCGCGCGGCAACTGGCAGGTGCACGCCCTCACGCAACCTGGCGTCATCCAGACGATCCAGGCCAAGCTGAGAAACTTCGCCAGCCAGTCGGACAAGCTGCGCTGGGATTTGTCGGCGATCGGTACGCTGGACCATATCGGCGCACAGTTCTTGTGGAACGCTTGGGGCAAGCAGCGACCGCAGCAATTGACCGTCGCGCCGCAGCACCGCGATTTTTTCCGGCGTCTGGCGGATGCCGGCCCCCTTGAGTTGCCGCCCAAGCCACCCCGCCGGCGCCTGTTCAATGCCATCTACGACAAGGGCAGCGAAGCTTTCGGCCACGTGTCCGGTTTCATCACGTTGCTGGGACAGCTGATGCTGGATTTCTTGCGCATGCTGCAACAGCCGCATCGCGCGCCCTGGAAAGAAATTTCCGCGAATATCTATCATGTCGGCTATCAAGCCTTGGGCATCACCGCGCTGGTCGGTTTCCTGATCGGCGTCGTGCTGTCGTTCTTGTCGGCGCAACAATTGCACACTTTCGGCGGCGATATCTATCTGGTCAATATTCTCGGCATGAGCATCATCCGCGAGCTGGGACCGCTGCTGGCGGCAATCCTGGTGGCTGGCCGTTCCGGTTCGGCGATTACCGCCCAACTGGGCGTGATGCGCGTCACCGAAGAACTGGATGCGATGCTGGTGATGGGCCTGCCGCACGGTTTCCGGCTGATCCTGCCGCGCGTGCTGGCCTTGCTGGTGGCGATGCCCTTGCTGGTGATCTGGACCGATGCAATTGCCTTGCTAGGCGGGATGGTGGCGGCGCAATTGCAACTAGGTTTGTCGCCGACCTATTTCCTGCAGCAATTGCCAAATGCGGTGCCGCTGCCGAATTACCTGATCGGCCTTGGCAAAGGCGCGGTATTCGGCGGCCTGATCGCGATGGTCGCTTGTTATTTCGGCCTGCGCATCGAACCCAACACCGAAAGCCTCGGCCACGGCACCACCACCTCGGTGGTCACCGCCATCACCATCGTGATCGTCGCCGATGCGATATTTGCCATCATTTTCAGCGGC from the Collimonas arenae genome contains:
- a CDS encoding cysteine-rich CWC family protein, which produces MAQCPVCQQHFHCGAGQHPDQPCWCSRMPPLAGASLAASAQCYCPTCLTRLLQEQAATAGNQKPLS
- a CDS encoding type III pantothenate kinase produces the protein MAMLLVDVGNTRIKWALAPLPETRQPAGNWLESGSAGLSELSALSERWRKLAVSRILLSNVAGEHTQERLQTMLEIVFGAGLRPQWFASPSQLAGLRNGYRNPAQLGCDRFAAALGAQRLFPLQTLLVATCGTATTIDAVSADGLFSGGMILPGLGLMATSLARSTAKLPHITDHVQVGALFADNTDDAIISGCINAQVGAIERAFAMLGRQAGDTRLRCIVAGGSASLIAPYLSIQHETIDNLVLIGLQTAAATI
- the argB gene encoding acetylglutamate kinase — its product is MADLTNDLANVAPGIKAEILAEALPYIRQFHGKTIVVKYGGNAMTEERLKHGFARDVILLKLVGMNPVVVHGGGPQIDNALKKIGKQGTFVQGMRITDEETMEVVEWVLGGEVQQDIVMLINHYGGQAVGLTGKDGGLIRARKYRMPDREHPGEFLDIGFVGEIEAINPAVVKALQDDAFIPIISPIGFGADGQAYNINADVVAGKIAEILHAEKLIMMTNIAGVQDKQGNLVTDLSAREIDEMFKDGTISGGMLPKISSALDAAKSGVNTVHIIDGRIEHSLLLEVLTEQAFGTMIRSH
- a CDS encoding biotin--[acetyl-CoA-carboxylase] ligase encodes the protein MTVQTIAPTHTPGQLSAARIAAFAGHYAEHCLIEVVAETGSTNADLLARAVMAPGRGGLQAPTLLAAETQTAGRGRAGRVWLTAPSAALTFSLAWPFAAPLHALVGLPLAVGVTIAETLADFGVDVQLKWPNDVLQSGRKLAGILIETATAADRQVWAVIGIGINLSVPEELQQQIGQRAASLPTAAAQDRNLLLASLLGALAQNMRQFESQGLPVFVERWNRLHAFAGQQVSILDQGKVLYEGRALGIDQIGRLMLQADGDANPIAIMAGDISLRVKEG
- a CDS encoding SPOR domain-containing protein, with the translated sequence MLKLIFWLLLLANAALFAMQKGYLGALYSDGREPTRISKQLQADKIKLVVVDAASVSAAGTAPAPAAASTAAAASVSSAADLAPVACTEIGNFSASEARRFSSQLAERTPTLKFVRREIQEVASHMVYLPSLGSKEAADKKADEVRRLGINDFFVIQDSSALRYGISLGIFKTDEAAQKQVASLAKRGLSGAKVGTRSVSSSKVAFQLRDMGGDAKLAFDKIKIDFPSQEVRSCP
- a CDS encoding MlaE family ABC transporter permease, translating into MPNPDSTTPVLELSDGSLVAARGNWQVHALTQPGVIQTIQAKLRNFASQSDKLRWDLSAIGTLDHIGAQFLWNAWGKQRPQQLTVAPQHRDFFRRLADAGPLELPPKPPRRRLFNAIYDKGSEAFGHVSGFITLLGQLMLDFLRMLQQPHRAPWKEISANIYHVGYQALGITALVGFLIGVVLSFLSAQQLHTFGGDIYLVNILGMSIIRELGPLLAAILVAGRSGSAITAQLGVMRVTEELDAMLVMGLPHGFRLILPRVLALLVAMPLLVIWTDAIALLGGMVAAQLQLGLSPTYFLQQLPNAVPLPNYLIGLGKGAVFGGLIAMVACYFGLRIEPNTESLGHGTTTSVVTAITIVIVADAIFAIIFSGVGF